The stretch of DNA ctacagagtttccacgtctcagagctcgttcttgtatttttgggtatttgtcagatcactgtgtgcgctctgatcgctaagcacactgtgtttctggattgccttcataacacctgtcattagcaaacataacagtacaaggagcctaactaatgattctcaatagagggaaagaaaaagttctgacatcattttttttttttttttctgctctgtgttcacttttttttttcccctagacatttgggtgattctggacacaggtgtggacatggatattcagggtctgtgctcttcaatgaataatctcgttataaatgtacaaaaaattcaagatactattgatcagaaatctatgttagaaccaagaattcctattcctgatttgttttttggagatagaactacgtttctaagtttcaaaaataattgtaagctatttctggccttgaaacctcattcttctggtaatcctattcaacaggttttgattattatttcttttttgcgcggcgaccctcaagactgggcattttctcttgcgccaggagaccctgcattgagtagtgtcgatgcgttttttctggcgctcggattgctgtacgatgagcctaattcagtggatcaggctgagaaaaatttgctggctttgtgccagggtcaggatgatatagaagtatattgtcagaaatttaggaaatggtcagtactcactcagtggaatgaatctgcgctggcagctttgttcagaaagggtctctctgaggctcttaaggatgtcatggtgggatttcctatgcctgctggtttgaatgagtctttgtctttggccattcagatcggtcgacgcttgcgcgagcgtaaatctgtgcaccatttggcggtactgcctgaggttaaacctgagcctatgcagtgcgataggactatgactagagttgaacggcaggaatacagacgtctgaatggtctgtgtttctgctgtggtgattccactcatgctatttctgattgtcctaagcgcactaagcggtccgctaggtctgccgtcattggtactgtacactccaaattccttctgtccattaccttgatatgctctttgtcgtcgttttctgtcatggcgtttgtggattcgggcgctgccctgaatctgatggatttggattatgctaaacgttgtgggtttttcttggagcctttgcggtgtcctattccattgagaggaattgatgctacacctttggccaagaataaacctcaatactgggcccagctgaccatgtgcatggctcctgcacatcaggaagttattcgctttctggtgttgcataatctgcatgatgtggtcgtgttggggttgccatggctacaaacccataatccagtattggattggaattccatgtcggtatccagctggggttgtcagggggtacatggtgatgttccatttttgtcgatttcgtcatccactccttctgaggtcccagagttcttgtctgattatcaggatgtatttgaagagcccaagtccgatgctctacctccgcatagggattgtgattgtgctatcaatttgattcctggtagtaaattccctaaaggtcgattatttaatttatccgtgcccgaacacgccgctatgcgcagttatgtgaaggaatccctggagaagggacatattcgcccatcgtcgtcaccactgggagcagggttcttctttgtagccaagaaggatggttcactgagaccttgtatagattaccgccttcttaataagatcactgttaaatttcagtatcccttgccattgttatctgacttgtttgctcggattaagggggctagttggttcactaagatagatcttcgtggtgcgtataatctggtgagaatcaggcaaggagatgaatggaaaactgcattcaatacgcccgagggtcattttgagtatctagtgatgccgttcggacttgccaatgctccatctgtgtttcagtcttttatgcatgacatcttccgtgagtatctggataaattcctgattgtttacttggatgacattttgatcttctcagatgattgggagtctcatgtgaagcaggtcagaatggtttttcaggtcctgcgtgctaactctttgtttgtgaagggatcaaagtgtctcttcggtgtgcagaaagtttcatttttggggttcatctttaccccttctactatcgagatggatccagttaaggtccaagccatccaggattggattcagccgacatctctgaaaagtctgcaaaagttcctgggctttgctaatttttatcatcgcttcatctgtaatttttctagcattgccaaaccattgaccgatttgaccaagaagggtgctgatttggttaattggtcttctgctgctgtggaagcttttcaggagttgaagcgtcgtttttgttctgcccctgtgttgtgtcagccagatgtttctcttccgttccaggtcgaggttgatgcttctgagattggagcaggggcggttttgtcacagagaggttctgattgctcagtgatgaaaccatgtgctttcttttccaggaagttttcacccgctgagcgtaattatgatgtgggcaatcgagagttgctggccatgaagtgggcattcgaggagtggcgtcattggcttgaaggagctaagcatcgcgtggtggtattgactgatcataagaacttgacttatctcgagtctgccaagcgcttgaatcctagacaggcccgttggtcgttattttttgcccgcttcgactttgtgatttcgtaccttccgggctctaaaaatgtgaaggcggatgctctgtctaggagttttgtgcccgactctccgggtttatctgagccagcgggtatcctcaaggaaggagtcattgtgtctgccatctcccctgatttgcggcgggtgctgcaaaaatttcaggcgaataaacctgatcgttgtccagcagagaaactgttcgtccctgataggtggactaatatacttatctctgaacttcattgttcggtgttggctggtcatcctggaatctttggtaccagagagttagtggctagatccttctggtggccatctctgtcacgggatgtacgtacttttgtgcagtcctgtgggatttgtgctagggctaagccctgctgttctcgtgccagtgggttgcttttgcccttgccggtcccaaagaggccttggacacatatttcgatggatttcatttctgaccttcccgtttctcaaaagatgtcagtcatttgggtggtctgtgatcgcttttctaaaatggtccatctggtgcccttggctaaattgccttcctcctctgatttggtacctttgttctttcagcatgtggttcggttgcatggcattcctgagaatattgtttctgacagaggttcccagtttgtttcaaggttttggcgagccttttgtggtaggatgggcattaacctatccttttcctcggctttccatcctcagactaatggccagaccgaacgaaccaatcagaccttggaaacatatctgagatgttttgtttctgcagaccaggatgattgggtgtcctttttgccgttggctgagttcgcccttaataatcgggccagctcggctaccttggtttctccatttttttgcaattctgggttccatcctcgtttctcttcaggacaggttgagtcttcggactgtcctggtgtggattctgtggtggataggttgcagcagatctggactcaggtagtggacaatttgatcttgtcccaggagaaagctcaacttttcgctaatcgcagacgccgtgtgggtccccgacttcctgttggggatctggtttggttatcttctcgtcatattcctatgaaggtttcctctcctaaatttaaacctcgttttattggtccgtataggatttctgaggttctcaatcctttgtcttttcgtttgaccctcccagactccttttccatacataatgtattccataggtcgttgttgcggagatacgtggcacctatggttccatctgttgagcctcctgccccggttttggtggtgggggaattggagtatattgtggagaagattttggattctcgtatttctagacggaaactccagtatctggttaaatggaagggttatgctcaggaagataattcctgggtttttgcctctgatgttcatgcttccgatcttgttcgtgcctttcatgcggctcatcctggtcggcctgggggctctggtgagggttcggtgacccctcctcaaggggggggtactgttgtgaattctgtggctgaattcactcctgtggtcacaagtggtactgcagcttctgagcttcctccctcaggtgttctggtgagctcgttaactgcttcattacttaactccgcctgatgctgctatccttgctccttgtcaatgtttcagtgttggatctgagcttctcctgattgttcctgtgacctgctgctctgtatagctaagtgctttttgcttttttgttgctttttttctgtccagcttgtcttttgttttgctggaagctctgagacgcaaagggtgtaccgccgtgccgttagttcggcacggtggttttttttgccccctttgcgtggttttgctttagggttttttgtagactgcaaagttcgctttactgtcctcgctctgtcctagaatatcgggccccactttgctgaatctatttcatccctacgttttgtcttttcatcttactcacagtcattatatgtggggggctgccttttcctttggggaatttctctggggcaagtcaggcctatttttctatcttcaggctagctagtttcttaggctgtgccgagttgcctaggtagttgttaggcgcaatccacagccgcttttagttgtgtttaggataggatcaggtgtgcagtctacagagtttccacgtctcagagctcgttcttgtatttttgggtatttgtcagatcactgtgtgcgctctgatcgctaagcacactgtgtttctggattgccttcataacacctgtcattagcaaacataacagggaagAGCATATCATACCAGCACTTATGTTATACTATCTACAGTAGTAACTTCCAACCTTTGCAGGTGTGAACCTATTCTAACCATtgatagcacaaaaagaggattcagaggtcctccaaaaattcagaaaaatagcaaaaaaaggcaGGGATGCTTACCTGCCTGGGCCTCCAAACTAATGcattatcaggatgcagtggacccatggggttaagatggcggcaacacaggtgcagaaataccgatgaggcagccactcacaacctaccaaactaatggagggggtggctgcttggcatatgactgcacataagagacttgtatgtggcgctgttcacacaatgggaatgcacagcatccaggttaacagcctattagtgacagccttctattagatcaggcgggctgcccagcgctatttagatgcatcccatgtgaacagacaccacagtttacaagacagaatgggcccaacCGTACCccgaaaatgcaaaaaacacatacaaaaaaatatgtgaggtattagtttatattttggccaaaatacacaagctcgtaacccacgtcacgggtccccaTGCTTACGTCTGGGTGATGGATGAGTAGATCATCCAGATTCTCAGGTACCTTTCTCCTTGAATAAAGTCCTGATGAATACAGTGTTATCCTTTAACGACCAGGTGTTATCAGCATTTGGGGTTCATTGACATCgggtctgctgctaactttattgatttgggactggtattaaagttaggattagggaaaGTTAGTTTAGAAATACCCATTCAAATCTTCACCAATGACAAGACACAATTAGCCCAGAATCTGGTCAAGAAGGTAATGGTGGATTTCCAAGTGGGAGCACGCCACTCTGAATCCATCTCTTGTTTTGGATAATTTGCCTGCTGGGTTGGTATTGGCTCTTCCATGGCTACATATTtacaatcctgttattgattggtaTCAGAAGGAAAATGATAAATCGAGCCACTATTGTTACAAGAAATGTCTAAAGTCTGTACAAGTATACTCTCCTAGTCTGAGGGGTCTGCTGGGGTACCTGGAGAACTTCGCAGATGCATTCTCGGAAAAAGAGGCAGCTATACTGCATCCCCATCGTCTTTATGATTAGACTAGTAATCTTGTCCCTAATGCCAAATTACCTGAAGTTCGCCtttacaatttgtctgggcctgaacgagccgccatgaaagaatatgttaacgAAAGTTTACAGATGAGTCCTCATATCCATCCTTCCTCCTCTACTGCAGCTGCCAAATTCTCCTTTGTAAAAAGAAAGATGGCGACCTCCGGCCCTGCTGCAATTTCCAAGGACTAAACAAAATCACGTTATAAATACTTATCCACCATCACTCATCCCcaacctatataatcagcttcagggggctaagtggttttctaaacttgatgttaaaggagcttataatttgaaaaGCATCCAGGAAGGTGGTGAGTGGAAAATGGCGTTCTTAACTTCTGAAGGTCTATTTGAAAATCTTGTAATGCCATTTGGGTTAAACAATTCACCTgctgtttttcaaaattttatgaatgaaaTTTTCActgattgcattggaagattttgttgtgatttacttggatgatattctaattttctcgctTGATTTTGACTCTCACCAGGAACATGTCCGTGTGGTATTACAGTACAAAGGTTGAGGAAGAATTTTTTATTTGCGAAATTAgagaaatttgttttttttttctgttcaggaagTTTTGTTCTTGGAGGTTTTTTTGTCAGAAGAAGGGTTTAGGATAAaccctgggaaggtgcaggccataattgTTTGGGTTCAACCTTGTGACCTTAAGGCTTTGCAATGTTTTCTTGGATTCACCAACTATTAGGGTTAGGGTCAAAGGTTTTTCTCAGATTGCTAATCCTTTTACAGACCTTACTCGTAAGTGGGCAAATCTCAAGGTTTGGTTGCCGGATGGTATAAAGGCCTTCGAAAAATTAAAAGAATGTTTGATGTCTGCTCCCATTCTAATCCAACCCAATCTTCAAGAacctttcattgtggaggtggatgtttCAGAGACTCGGGGTTAGGGGCCATTTTATCGTAGGggcccaaaactctgactaacctgcATGCATTAGTTTTTTTCTAAAGAATTCTTGCATgcggagagaaattatgatgttggaagTCATGAGTTACTTACTGTTAAATTGGCCTCTGAGGAATGGAGTCATTTTTTGGAGAAGCGGATTAATCTAGATTACAGTGAATCAGCTAAACGACTAACCCCCAGACAAGCCAGATAATCCTTGTTGTTCTCTAGgtttaatttctctatcacattcaGGCCAATTGTTGATGTATTGCTGCCTGACCTtgaacttcgttctgaccatccatctgtaTAACCCCTTTGCTCAgatccgctatcctcctggtattttgaccatGGGCCGTTACCTGACTAGGACTTTCTCTTCCATCTGTTTAGGATGTACTCTCCTGGCTATTGACCTTGGATTCCTCGACTATCCTGACTTGTCCGTGACAAGTGACTCATCAACACACTCAACATCTTGATAACTGATATAAATGTTTGCCGAATGTCAGCAAGCAAAGGGAGAAATGACAAAAAGAGTACTTTGTCTGCACAAGTGCTACCTGTTGAGAGCAGTAGTTGGCAGAGTGGTAGAATAAACCTTGATCTGATCCATCACAGGTCGTCTTATGGCTTTCTGATGTTTACACAGGCCTGGTTTAGCTGTCTCTGGCCTGGAGGGTGACTCCTTATTCCTAAGAGAAGCAACCGGCTAAAAACACAAGAGAAGCATCAGGTATAAAATAACATAATTAAAGGATTTAGAAAAACACAATAAACACATACTAAATTAAGAATTATTGTAGATGCACATGTGGCACGTTTCAGCAAGATGTCTATGCCATAATTCTGGTGTAAAACACCTTGAAatgctgcaacgttttttgtgcaaTTTTAAGTTGCGACTTAAGAACGTCCCCGCACAGGGAATGTACACCATATATTCTCCTCTAGAAACAATACTATATATCAGTACTAATAATTCCATATTCATCATACCTGCCCATTTGGCCTTGTTAGAACAGTGATGCATTTTTCGTTGCTTCGGAAGTAAACTCGTCCTTTCCACACCAAATCTGTTGGTAGATTTTGAGAAACTTTTGCTCCAGATGCCCAGATCTAAACAAGATAAAAGGCGGAATCACATGGCGCATACTATTCCATACAGGTGGAAATGTgggtatacagtggcatgtaaaagtctgcgcacccctggtcaaaattagtgttattgtgaacagttaagcaagttgaagataaaatgatcttaaagacgacacattttctttgtgtttttgacatatatatatatatatatatatatatatatatatatatataatttttttttattttttttatttttttcaccttttaCAAAAACGCAGAAATTGTGATAAGCACTAATTAGACAAGAATGAGCTGTAATTGTATTTCAGCAACCACAAAAATATCCGACTAAAAGAATGAAAAGCTGAAGCAACTTGGACCCAAAAGTTGCAACAGAGTGCTAACCTTCATTATTACTAATATTACTCAAGGGCAATCCCTCCATACCGTAATGTGCTGCCGGGATGCCAGAAGTAGATTGTGTGGGAAGCGATACACGGACACCACCTGTGCCCCCTCCAGCTGCAGCACTAGGTAGCCACTTATATCAATATCTTGGTCTGGAGAAGTGTTCCTTATTCGGATAAAGTGGCCTAAGGAATTGACTTCTGCAATCTTCAGAGGACCAGATGAGctttataagaaaaaaataaatataactaaCTTTGTtttattaccattttttttttcattttttatattgatTGTGCAACAATATATGACTTTTCTTGCATTTGCAAATTGGGACCTGTCAAAAATCTAATTTATGACAGCTATGTACATCGTTTAGTAAGCAGCAATGTGCATATAGAGTGCACAATGACAGCTATGTACATTGTTTAGTAAGCAGCGATGTACATACACAGTGCACAATGACAGCTATGTACATCGTTTAGTAAGCAGCGATGTGCATATAGAGTGCAGAATGACAGCTATGTACATTGTTTAGTAAGCAGCGATGTACATACACAGTGCACAATGACAGCTATGTACATCGTTTAGTAAGCAGTGATGTGCATATAGAGTGCACAATGACAGCTATGTACATTGTTTAGTAAGCAGCGATGTACATACACAGTTCACAATGACAGCTATGTACATCGTTTAGTAAGCAGTGATGTGCATATAGAGTGCACAATGACAGCTATGTACATTGTTTAGTAAGCAGCGATGTGCATATAGAGTGCAGAATGACAGCTATGTACATTGTTTAGTAAGCAGCGATGTACATACACAGTGCACAATGACAGCTATGTACATCGTTTAGTAAGCAGTGATGTGCATATAGAGTGCACAATGACAGCTATGTACATCGTTTAGTAAGCAGCGATGTGCATACACAGTGCACAATGACAGCTATGTACATCGTTTAGTAAGCGATGTGCATATAGAGTGCACAATGACAGCTATGTACATCGTTTAGTAAGCAGCGATGTGCATACACAGTGCACAATGACAGCTATGTACATCGTTTAGTAAGCAGCGATGTGCATATAGAGTGCACAATGACAGCTATGTACATCGTTTAGTAAGCAGCGATGTACATACACAGTGCACAATGACAGCTATGTACATCGTTTAGTAAGCAGCGATGTACATACACAGTGCACAATGACAGCTATGTTCATCGTTTAGTAAGCAGCGATGTGCATATACAGTGCACAATGACAGCTATGTTCATCGTTTAGTAAGCAGCGATGTGCATATACAGTGCACAATGACAGCTATGTTCATCGTTTAGTAAGCAGCGATCTGCATATACAGTGCACAATGACAGCTATGTACATCGTTTAGTAAGCAGCGATCTGCATATACAGTGCACAATGACAGCTATGTACATCGTTTAGTAAGCAGCGATGTGCTACCTTCTCCAATCCTAGTGATCAAGTGATTTCCTGGTGCTTGGGGGCTTCAGGAGTTGCTGGGATTTTGTACACCTAGATCAAGACTTTGATCAATTCTGCAGTATTTGTAAGAAGTCTGTATTTCCTCTGTAACTGAGGCAAATATGTTAGACTGAGCTATGTTCATATTGTGTTTTACCCTCATGACAGTGGCTCTGTCGGGGCTTTTATGTCTCCAGGGGttgttttaaatgaaaggaggtgtCACCAGAGtgaaacatgtaatgactgacagtccgctCTCTTGAgctatatgtctcacactggtaacgtcccCTTTCATTAAAAACaagccctggaggcagattctcagggagatctatgtccggtccaaagatcttaacagctcatttacatattaagaaaaacatggatttttctggaataaaacatcagattgcagatatcaaggtatcgttttattcagctacctatgacctacatgtccatattaatggcttaggagggctgataccactggcagattccctttaaacaggaCCCAACACCTCTCCTGATTTGTATGGTCTAATAAATAATACTTGTATTTGAATTACTTAACAAGTCTCGATTATCTTTTCTTAGACTCTacattgtgctgttcctctgttactCCACCTGATTATTCATAAATTAACAAATGGGCGTTACCATTCCACTTGCATTTCACTACACAGTCTAGTAAAACTGATTGGACACTGGACAGTCATACTGTGAAGAGACTCGGCTCCAATCAGTTGTCAAGCTATTCATAAAGTTCTAGGAGGAATAATAATAGAGGTGTAGTATAAAGAAAATGTTCTCTAGAATTGTTATTTTGTGGAGATTTAAAGTAGTTGCCAAAATAGACAATTCTGGAGAGCGAACACATCGTAGCAGTACTGTTTATGGCCAGCAGATGGCACTAAGTAGCTATCAATCTGCTGTATGTTTTTGCCCTTGATAGTTTTGTCCTAAATTCTGTGACTATTTTCCTTTTCTAACATTGTCAGCTTATCCCATAGCAAAATAACAGTGAATTTTATAAAATACTTCTTCCATTTTTGTGTGTATAGGGGTGCTGTAGGTTTCAATACCATATATATACCGCTCATTGTATACAATCGGGAGGATGACCCCCGGCATACAATGTATAGAATGAGCTAATTCACTTAGGAGGTCAGCTATATTGAAACAGGTTGAATTCTAATCCATTCAATCATAGACGCAGCATAGGGAAAGCGCTGGTTTGTAAAGCTGCTTGAAACCCTTTTTTTGAATGATTTTTGCACAACATACAGTATATGGAAATAAACCAAGTCAGTCATTTTCCAGCCTTGCGCTAACTTGATAAAAATTATGCCTCCTCTGGTTTTAAAAAAAGACAAATACAATGGCCAGAAGGAGCAAGAATCACACAGTGACATTTCCTCCTGCTAATGTCTCCAAGTGGGAGGTAAGAGCTAGAGATGAGGAGAGGACAGTAGAAGAGCGCACTCCGAGGAGCAGGACAACCGCCCCCTACAAAATGTGTTTTGTGCCAGTGAAGTAACTGCCATATTAGTTATGATTTTCCTGTTAGGCTTCAGAAGTATCCCCCCAAAAATCTGCTATGTAAACTGTGAATGCAGCATgaagtaggggcagagaccctgattccagaaatgtatcacttagtttactgggtgcagcagttgtgatacaattagATTTTTCTCCGCGGCAGACCTAACAGAGCTCAAAAGCTAACTCTGCTCACACCACAGCTCTCTGTGTACATGgtgtattgacagtgagctgctaatcagtgctgggggcgtggttggagGGCAGTGAGAAAACACATTATCTACTGCTGATAAAGcactgtattgaaactacagctcaCAACCTAATAAGTGACATAGGGGCTGAGACACATATTTCAGCTATctcatgctgctatcagattacatagcaaaaacctgattgCAGATTCCTTTTATGCTACGTGCGcctgttgagtatttgcttgcagaaatttctgcaagtttTTTGCATCGCTTGGCAGCAAAAAGCGCattatttttggtgcatttttgtatagcaatgaaggcttttttgtgagctaaatatatttaaaaaaaaagttttgtgaagtAATTTCTtgattcaacaccacctttttcattctgatgTGGTAGCGTCACCCTCATTGCTATGGTAAGTAAacaaatgacacacacacacacacacacacacacacacacacacacacacacacacacacacacacacacacacacacacacacacacacacacacacacacactatcaccagcctatgtaggagcgttaacagaacgAATGTACATAGGCTATAACTAAACAGCAactcttaatttaaaaaaaatttaaagaaaaattacgtaattttcataaccagcagagggaaagccgacggctgaagGCTGATGCTAATATTCTCGGAAGgctccaatagccataaaggttccctggctattaatatcagctcacagctgtcggcATCGTCTTTACTGGCTAGCTTACAggaggaccccagaaaaaaaaaaaaaaaaatcgacatagggtccccctaaaaaaatctaaccagcaaaggctaggcagaccgcTCCAGGCTTATATTAATAGACTAGGAGGGGGGCATTGGTTATGCCCAGACTCACCCGCCGCAGAAAAGGCGCATTTATAAGATGCGTCAAATCTGGTgcttaggctactttaacacttgcgtcgtgcactgcacgtcgctatgcgacaTTGCGGCGCACTGACACAAGCAGTGAAAGCGTCGcagaacgggggcagcggatgccgtttttccacgcatccgctgccgcattgtgaggtgcggggaggcgggggaggagtaatgttttttgctgccggcggtccgccacaacacgacgcaaccgtcgcacgatgtttgcgacgtgtgtcaatgcgtcgcaatgcgtcgttcatgttagtctatggggaaaaaacgcatcctgcagacaactttgcaggatgtgttttttcccctaaacgacgcattgtgacgtattgaaaacaacgctagtgtgaaagtagcctaagcctcgctcttccctcttgccctgtagcgatggcaagtggggtaatagttgggggagttgatgtcacctttgtattatcaggtgacatcgagcccacaggttagtaatggagaggagtctataagacgcccccattactaaccccacagtgatatcataaaaacacatacacacacacactttttaaagtcctttatttgaaataatgactctTTTatggaatctaaattaaaccatactcatcgagcacctaatccactgaagccaacgtctcctgcaacaaaaataaaataaaccgatATTCCTCACTTGTCTGCAGAGAAGATTATCAATCATGTTCCACaacgatcctgatgactttgagcagtcactgatgtgattgctctcaaagacagctggcgatgcactgacaggagctaatcgctcccgcagtgtatcactgagctgccctgAGAAAGTTcaacggagttcatcagctgatcagctccagggATCTCCCTTACGGCACCAA from Ranitomeya imitator isolate aRanImi1 chromosome 9, aRanImi1.pri, whole genome shotgun sequence encodes:
- the LMNTD2 gene encoding lamin tail domain-containing protein 2 isoform X1; protein product: MNRREERGSALFRIAHDKQVTRKKRTGRGCQPRPTSHEAIEEMCSSSGPLKIAEVNSLGHFIRIRNTSPDQDIDISGYLVLQLEGAQVVSVYRFPHNLLLASRQHITIWASGAKVSQNLPTDLVWKGRVYFRSNEKCITVLTRPNGQPVASLRNKESPSRPETAKPGLCKHQKAIRRPVMDQIKVYSTTLPTTALNRTCGSPDYGMTRNIAPYSTSIRPKLCLAFRNSGLAPSNPHPLSVTWQPERFNRNSALIRLLVQNTARSKHGFDFLSHIPFTFDLLKI
- the LMNTD2 gene encoding lamin tail domain-containing protein 2 isoform X2, producing MAHTTTDGAWDTFEVTRKKRTGRGCQPRPTSHEAIEEMCSSSGPLKIAEVNSLGHFIRIRNTSPDQDIDISGYLVLQLEGAQVVSVYRFPHNLLLASRQHITIWASGAKVSQNLPTDLVWKGRVYFRSNEKCITVLTRPNGQPVASLRNKESPSRPETAKPGLCKHQKAIRRPVMDQIKVYSTTLPTTALNRTCGSPDYGMTRNIAPYSTSIRPKLCLAFRNSGLAPSNPHPLSVTWQPERFNRNSALIRLLVQNTARSKHGFDFLSHIPFTFDLLKI